A window from Malania oleifera isolate guangnan ecotype guangnan chromosome 7, ASM2987363v1, whole genome shotgun sequence encodes these proteins:
- the LOC131160142 gene encoding ubiquitin domain-containing protein 7SL RNA1-like: MDVIFEPSCGKKPFTVEVGFFDTVLEIKEKIQKYQSIPVATQTLVFNGRVLPDENDVGLCEILQFSRVRLVLTTPSSPPPSEPKKKPRIASADDEDEEEKEMKIQLLLRMPEAGVSVEMDPNDIVMRLKEKIQEIEGVPVYRLALHAKGKELDDHLSLRECELSQHSEIDVGLINKEKGMKTVTMMKMKMKVMVQPRCGSRKIAVEVSAGDSVGELRNELQRLQSSLQFHLPAEGYFFIHNQNVMDEDRSFRWHRVAPGDTIEIFNGTVTAGS; the protein is encoded by the coding sequence ATGGACGTGATATTCGAGCCATCATGCGGGAAGAAGCCGTTCACCGTCGAAGTGGGCTTCTTCGACACCGTTTTGGAGATCAAAGAGAAGATCCAGAAATACCAGAGCATCCCCGTCGCCACCCAAACCCTAGTCTTCAACGGCCGCGTTCTCCCCGACGAAAACGACGTCGGCCTGTGCGAAATCCTCCAGTTCTCCCGCGTCCGTCTCGTGCTTACGACGCCGTCGTCGCCGCCGCCCTCCGAACCGAAAAAGAAACCAAGGATCGCATCCGCAGACGACGAAGACGAAGAAGAGAAGGAGATGAAAATACAGCTGCTTCTGAGAATGCCGGAGGCGGGGGTGTCGGTGGAGATGGACCCGAACGACATCGTTATGCGGCTGAAGGAAAAGATTCAGGAGATCGAAGGCGTCCCGGTCTACCGCCTGGCGCTGCACGCCAAGGGAAAGGAATTGGACGACCACCTGAGTCTGCGGGAGTGCGAGCTTTCTCAGCATTCGGAGATTGACGTGGGCCTAATCAATAAGGAGAAGGGGATGAAGACGGTGacgatgatgaagatgaagatgaaggtGATGGTGCAACCGAGGTGCGGGAGCAGGAAGATAGCGGTGGAGGTGAGCGCAGGGGACAGCGTGGGGGAGCTGAGGAACGAGTTGCAGCGGCTGCAGAGCAGTCTCCAGTTTCATCTGCCCGCGGAGGGGTATTTCTTTATACACAATCAGAATGTGATGGATGAGGACCGGTCGTTCCGGTGGCACCGCGTCGCTCCCGGCGACACCATTGAGATTTTCAATGGCACCGTCACCGCCGGATCCtag